Below is a window of Candidozyma auris chromosome 3, complete sequence DNA.
CAatcggttgcaaatttctTCAGGCTACCATCCAAAGTCTCGTAGACCAAATTTTATTGTACATGCTATAAATCGTTAAAACCCTCAGTACGACGCCAACACCTTCTTTACGGCGGCAATGAGAATGTCGGCgtgcttctcctcaaacACCAAAGTAGGTCTCAACCTGACGGAGTCCTCGGCACATCCTCCCATGTTGACaccttccttcttcaagtcagcCAAAAACTTGTTTCTCAAGCTGGCGTCTTTAAAAGACCACGCAATGAACGTGCCTCTGTCCTTGCCTCTGAGGTTGTGGATGTAATCAGGATATTCCTTGGCCAATACCTCAAGTTTCTTGTACAAGTAGTCACCTACTCTAGCCACAAGCGCAGGCAAATCGTTCTTCACCACTTCTGCTCCAATGGCACCTCCCAACAACATTCTAGCTGGGTCTCCGCACCACGTGTTGAACTGGCGGTATGCTACGTTGGGGATGATTTCGGGGTCGTGGAAGTAGTAACCAGCAGACTGgaacttcttggagaacGTCACCATGTCTGGAGGAGGAGTAATGTTGAAGTGTTCGTGGGCCCAAAATTTACCCGTGGCACCAACACCGGTCTGAACCTCGTCCATGATCAAGAGAGCACCGTGCTTAATGGTGATATCTCTCAAGGCCTGCAAGAAAGACTGCGAAGCATGATTGTCACCACCTTCAGACTGAATAGGCTCAATCAAAACGGCAGCAATTGGAGCCACTGcgtttttgaaagcatctTCCACAATAGCCAAGCACCGcttgtcttcctcctcattTTCCTTGACGTGGTCAGACAATGGGTATTTGTACGAGGGGAATTGAGCCTTGGGCCACTTGAAGGATGGCAAGTCCAACTTGTGAATGGGCTTGGAGCGGGTGGTGGAGGCGGTAGCGAACAAACGGCCGTGGAAAGCACGCTCGAACGACAAAATGGCCAAGTCAGGAGACCCAGGCTTCTGATTTTCCATCACGGACTTGGTCTCTTCTGAGGTGAAGTCAGCATTGtagcctcttcttctcgacTGGTAATACATAAACGCAGCCTTGAACGCCAACTCGTTGGCATCAGCACCAGAAAGCGCAGACCACACTTTGTCCTGGCCCTTAGGGGCAACCTTCAACAATCCCTGGATGATCTCCTCGGTATCCTTGCCTGGAAAGTTACCCAAGGCTGGTCTGTCAATGATGGCTCTAATCATCTTGTCTGATCTGGCGACCTCAGCCAAAGCAGGGTTGTTGTAACCCAAAGGAATGGAGGCAATTTGAGCATACACATCCAAGTACGTGTTGCCATCGACGTCGACGATGTAGTTGCCGTTGGACTTCTCGTAGTCAGCGACAAAGTACACTGGTCTTGCGTCCGAGACCTGCC
It encodes the following:
- the UGA1 gene encoding 4-aminobutyrate transaminase, yielding MSICAKYFPNEPEAPVVKTAFPGPKSQDAVKSLGQVSDARPVYFVADYEKSNGNYIVDVDGNTYLDVYAQIASIPLGYNNPALAEVARSDKMIRAIIDRPALGNFPGKDTEEIIQGLLKVAPKGQDKVWSALSGADANELAFKAAFMYYQSRRRGYNADFTSEETKSVMENQKPGSPDLAILSFERAFHGRLFATASTTRSKPIHKLDLPSFKWPKAQFPSYKYPLSDHVKENEEEDKRCLAIVEDAFKNAVAPIAAVLIEPIQSEGGDNHASQSFLQALRDITIKHGALLIMDEVQTGVGATGKFWAHEHFNITPPPDMVTFSKKFQSAGYYFHDPEIIPNVAYRQFNTWCGDPARMLLGGAIGAEVVKNDLPALVARVGDYLYKKLEVLAKEYPDYIHNLRGKDRGTFIAWSFKDASLRNKFLADLKKEGVNMGGCAEDSVRLRPTLVFEEKHADILIAAVKKVLASY